The proteins below come from a single Chryseobacterium sp. MA9 genomic window:
- the ribA gene encoding GTP cyclohydrolase II — translation MIKIQAEANVPTEHGTFRMIAFSENENDWMPHMAIVAENTDFSKPVNVRFHSECITGEVFHSKKCECGQQLDAAMKYIHENGGIIIYLRQEGRNIGIINKLKAYSLQEKGLDTVQANLELGLPADDRNFGVAIEILNLLDVKDINLLTNNPEKVKYVVDSNIHLNSRVPLQIPANEISKGYLQTKKDFFGHLLDDNDN, via the coding sequence ATGATTAAAATTCAGGCGGAAGCCAATGTTCCTACAGAGCACGGTACTTTCCGAATGATAGCTTTCTCCGAAAACGAAAACGACTGGATGCCTCATATGGCCATTGTTGCTGAAAATACAGATTTTTCAAAGCCTGTCAATGTTCGTTTCCATTCAGAATGTATTACCGGAGAAGTTTTCCATTCAAAAAAATGTGAATGCGGCCAACAATTGGATGCTGCAATGAAATATATCCATGAAAACGGTGGAATTATCATCTACCTTCGCCAGGAAGGAAGAAACATCGGGATCATCAACAAGCTGAAGGCATATTCTCTACAGGAAAAAGGGTTGGACACCGTACAGGCCAATCTTGAGCTGGGACTTCCTGCAGATGACAGAAACTTTGGAGTAGCCATTGAAATTCTTAATCTGCTGGATGTAAAAGATATTAACCTTCTGACCAATAACCCTGAAAAGGTAAAATATGTGGTAGACAGCAATATTCACCTTAATTCAAGAGTACCGCTACAGATTCCTGCAAACGAAATAAGCAAAGGATATCTGCAAACAAAAAAAGACTTCTTTGGACATCTTCTGGATGACAATGATAACTAA
- a CDS encoding DUF4254 domain-containing protein, which produces MKFTETAWKVFNQAIEDYHVSDDVNTLINNPFEENSLERILYAKNWIDTVQWHLEDIIRDENIDPAEALQLKRTIDASNQKRTDLVEYIDGWFLTKFENITPKSEAKINTETPAWAVDRLSILALKVYHMSLEANRESASEEHRNNCQAKLDVLLTQKEDLSTSINQLLADIENGNVKMKVYKQMKMYNDESLNPILYQKGQQK; this is translated from the coding sequence ATGAAATTTACTGAGACTGCATGGAAAGTCTTCAATCAAGCTATTGAAGACTATCACGTGTCTGATGACGTTAACACTCTAATTAATAACCCGTTCGAAGAAAATAGTTTGGAACGGATTTTGTATGCAAAGAACTGGATTGATACCGTTCAATGGCATCTGGAAGATATAATTAGAGATGAAAATATTGATCCGGCTGAAGCTCTTCAACTCAAGAGAACAATAGACGCTTCCAATCAGAAAAGAACTGATCTGGTAGAATATATTGACGGCTGGTTCCTTACTAAGTTTGAAAATATAACTCCTAAATCTGAAGCAAAAATAAATACAGAAACTCCCGCTTGGGCAGTAGACAGATTATCAATTCTTGCATTAAAGGTTTATCATATGTCGTTAGAAGCGAATAGAGAATCTGCTTCTGAAGAACACAGAAACAACTGCCAGGCTAAACTGGATGTTCTGCTTACTCAGAAAGAGGATCTGTCTACTTCTATAAATCAGTTGCTTGCTGATATTGAGAACGGTAACGTTAAGATGAAAGTATACAAACAAATGAAAATGTATAACGATGAAAGTCTTAACCCAATCCTTTATCAAAAAGGGCAACAGAAATGA
- a CDS encoding twin-arginine translocase TatA/TatE family subunit yields the protein MNTLTILALSWQHILIVAILLVLLFGGKKIPELMRGVGSGIKEFKDAVKEEDKPGSEKKPTSNDNNSPSN from the coding sequence ATGAATACACTAACAATACTTGCCTTATCTTGGCAACATATCCTTATCGTAGCAATACTTTTAGTATTACTTTTTGGAGGAAAGAAAATTCCGGAATTAATGAGAGGAGTAGGTTCAGGAATCAAGGAATTTAAAGATGCAGTAAAAGAAGAAGACAAGCCAGGTTCTGAAAAGAAACCAACTTCGAACGATAATAATTCTCCAAGTAACTAA
- a CDS encoding peptidoglycan DD-metalloendopeptidase family protein translates to MIKKFSFLIGVLMFGLHQGQQNKEQLQKQNAELKKQIAQINSDLAKTRSESKLSIAYLSNVNQKLILREKVYNNTQKEKRFIEDDIYLRQLEINRQNKELAVLRKNYAEVLVNAYKNKGVQNKVTFILSAKNLGEGIRRVQYLKQYSDYQDKKAAEITNAANLIKKTIAQRQNSVKEKANLLANQQKDLATINAERAQKEQLVTDFKKNESKLTAELKQKQVQSKALEGQIRAIIAEEIRIAKAEEEARRKAEAEKIRLAKIAAEREKARIEAEAKARAEALERERRLAEAEAKRAADLAAKRAEEERKRSEDAAKAEANARDESRRIAAKKASDEANARAKEAADKLTAARAAEAALTKRKEEEKKAAETKAMTSYGVSTATGNSFADNRGRLGYPADRAGQITHRFGRQQHPVFKNISEDNTGIKISVPSGTRAKSVFPGTVSSVVASSDGTKTVIIKHGGYFTIYSNLSNANVSKGQQVSSGTAIGTIAQDFDGAYTLDFQVWNGSTPVDPLGWISY, encoded by the coding sequence ATGATTAAAAAATTTAGCTTTTTAATAGGTGTTTTGATGTTTGGACTGCACCAGGGACAGCAGAACAAAGAACAGCTGCAGAAGCAGAATGCCGAACTTAAAAAACAAATTGCACAAATAAATTCCGATTTAGCCAAAACCAGAAGTGAATCTAAGCTTTCTATAGCCTATCTTTCTAATGTGAACCAAAAGTTGATTTTAAGAGAGAAGGTTTATAATAATACCCAGAAAGAAAAAAGATTCATTGAGGATGATATCTATTTACGTCAGCTGGAAATCAACCGTCAGAACAAAGAACTGGCTGTGTTGAGAAAAAACTATGCTGAGGTTTTGGTGAATGCTTATAAAAATAAAGGCGTACAGAACAAAGTAACTTTTATTCTTTCTGCCAAAAATTTGGGAGAAGGTATACGCAGAGTACAGTACCTGAAACAATACTCAGATTATCAGGATAAAAAAGCCGCTGAAATTACAAATGCTGCCAACCTGATCAAGAAAACAATTGCACAAAGACAAAACTCTGTAAAAGAGAAAGCGAACCTTTTGGCAAACCAACAAAAGGATTTAGCAACGATCAATGCTGAAAGAGCCCAAAAAGAGCAATTAGTAACTGATTTTAAGAAAAACGAATCCAAACTAACAGCTGAACTTAAGCAAAAACAAGTTCAGTCTAAAGCATTGGAAGGACAGATCAGAGCTATTATTGCTGAGGAAATCAGAATTGCTAAAGCAGAGGAAGAAGCAAGAAGAAAAGCAGAAGCAGAAAAAATACGTTTGGCAAAAATAGCTGCTGAAAGAGAAAAAGCAAGGATTGAAGCGGAAGCTAAAGCAAGAGCAGAAGCCCTTGAAAGAGAAAGAAGACTTGCTGAAGCAGAAGCTAAGAGAGCTGCAGATCTGGCGGCTAAGAGAGCCGAAGAAGAAAGAAAACGTAGTGAAGATGCTGCCAAAGCTGAAGCTAATGCAAGAGATGAATCAAGAAGAATAGCAGCTAAAAAAGCTTCTGACGAAGCCAATGCAAGAGCTAAAGAAGCTGCAGATAAATTGACGGCAGCAAGAGCAGCAGAAGCAGCCCTTACGAAGAGAAAAGAAGAAGAGAAAAAAGCTGCTGAAACGAAGGCAATGACAAGCTACGGAGTTTCCACTGCTACCGGAAACAGCTTTGCAGACAACAGAGGAAGACTTGGTTATCCTGCTGACAGAGCCGGACAGATCACTCACCGTTTCGGAAGACAGCAGCACCCGGTTTTCAAAAATATATCTGAAGACAATACCGGTATTAAAATTTCCGTGCCTTCAGGTACACGTGCTAAATCTGTATTCCCGGGGACTGTATCTTCGGTTGTAGCAAGCAGTGATGGTACCAAGACTGTTATTATCAAACACGGTGGATATTTTACCATTTATTCCAACTTATCCAATGCAAATGTTTCCAAAGGACAGCAGGTTTCATCAGGAACAGCAATAGGTACTATTGCCCAGGATTTTGATGGCGCTTATACACTTGATTTTCAAGTATGGAACGGAAGTACACCAGTTGATCCATTAGGTTGGATTTCATATTAA
- a CDS encoding DUF4292 domain-containing protein has protein sequence MKNWIPLLLLLLALSSCKTRTKVQNDTDQTRDSITTTVDKDNGDPKDVNQPVRDKLTFYEHVLIPPKFEQIKIDSKVRVETGSFVPTLDATIYIENDKKVWMNLRALFINAARGIATPEGIKGQDKINKTYIDSDFDYLNNLLNVNFIDYKSLEKILLGRTFVKINDRQFDLTQNAQGFKMVSNINQKITTDEKNREYKIALQYDTNYDLLSVNLKDILSSDELDVSYSDWNEYEGIRLPKNVKIIIKGSKSSQILMENTKFDFSRMETPYSVPSSYKKIEIK, from the coding sequence ATGAAAAATTGGATTCCCCTTCTTTTATTACTTCTTGCCTTATCATCCTGTAAGACCCGTACCAAAGTTCAAAATGATACAGATCAGACACGGGACAGTATTACTACAACAGTAGATAAAGACAATGGAGATCCAAAAGATGTAAACCAACCGGTGAGAGACAAACTCACTTTTTACGAACATGTATTGATTCCACCCAAATTTGAGCAGATCAAGATCGACAGTAAAGTTCGGGTAGAAACAGGAAGTTTTGTACCCACACTGGATGCTACCATTTATATTGAAAATGATAAAAAGGTGTGGATGAATCTCAGAGCATTATTCATCAATGCAGCAAGAGGTATTGCTACTCCTGAAGGAATAAAAGGTCAGGATAAGATCAATAAAACCTATATAGATTCTGATTTTGATTATCTTAATAATTTACTGAATGTTAATTTCATTGATTATAAATCTTTGGAAAAAATCCTGTTAGGAAGAACTTTTGTCAAAATAAATGACAGACAATTTGATCTGACGCAGAATGCACAAGGCTTCAAAATGGTTTCTAACATCAATCAGAAAATTACGACGGATGAAAAAAACAGAGAATATAAAATAGCACTTCAATATGACACAAATTACGATTTATTGTCTGTCAACTTAAAAGATATTTTGTCTTCAGACGAGCTTGATGTTTCTTATAGTGACTGGAATGAATACGAAGGAATCCGTCTTCCAAAAAATGTTAAAATAATTATAAAAGGCTCAAAATCTAGTCAGATTTTAATGGAAAACACGAAATTTGACTTTTCGAGGATGGAAACACCTTATTCTGTACCATCCAGTTATAAGAAAATTGAGATTAAATGA